One Pyrus communis chromosome 4, drPyrComm1.1, whole genome shotgun sequence genomic region harbors:
- the LOC137731124 gene encoding condensin-2 complex subunit H2-like, translating to MTSAKDEPGGSNSGGGGGGFHRVQAERDLESNWELDLAQKLEEYLLKICSGEIPTEAEGHVAINFAEAALLLQGSVQVYSRKVEYLYSLVLRALEFLSQKGQHEQSEGTSVRPEEGGSSHAVSDEENDIFWSLDDIAVEAKNCLDSPSGSDAPLNPFVKPPANLVVLEGDCLDTTGDFGELEAYLLATNDLYQDFILLDPCDAVAVNDYLSVDGVVKGQNSAYRVTSARKSHQTPRRSGGTAHRSSLHKGQDPNINQSPIVGCSFEANNCNIEPDPPACNDFDDGTQGFDMDDRYSEPRDLDDSDDDGDDPWKPLNPHEPGNLKVKPFRKVKASKRKGFNSTKHVSIITLFPPAKLHGTISPELIEMWQIRCHAEERQKGSQSPPLFEKLRESLVNGREESFDAFCNPLDANEDTEYDNEIPDIGQPDADLPEFMDGVPGHSDMNEDSGPQFGNVETFDDNPNPHASLEDLCRSHLDTLLASIAETEKQTELAARVSTWKHKIEYNLEEQESHPAFDIHDYGERILDRLSFEPDNENVLSFADVVKGQEKYDVARSFSSLLQLVNNGDVELNRSGVDGESVCYTAANPFHVRLLRHDKRREQTGFRLSRKRVKSPLRKASQNVDNSNTRTEKSPSVKSSSKAHKSTETSPQINGKLPVKVGNVGGKRCTPEAKRRRKSRFVEPVDLHSAE from the exons TAATTTCGCAGAAG CTGCGCTGCTTCTTCAAGGTTCTGTCCAAGTGTATAGCCGGAAGGTGGAGTATCTGTACTCGTTGGTTTTGCGTGCTTTGGAGTTCCTTTCCCAAAAGGG GCAGCATGAACAATCCGAAGGAACATCTGTTCGGCCTGAAGAAGGTGGGAGTTCCCATGCTGTTTCCGAtgaagaaaatgatattttttggaGCTTAGATGACATTGCAG TGGAAGCAAAGAATTGCTTAGATAGTCCATCGGGAAGCGATGCTCCTCTGAATCCCTTTGTGAAGCCACCAGCAAACCTAGTTGTGCTCGAAGGTGATTGCCTAGATACTACTGGTGATTTCGGAGAATTAGAGGCATATCTG CTGGCCACCAACGATCTATATCAGGATTTCATTTTATTAGATCCATGTGATGCTGTAGCAGTAAATGATTATTTGAGTGTGGATGGAGTTGTTAAAGGACAAAATAGTGCTTATAGGGTCACCTCAGCACGAAAAAGTCATCAGACTCCCAGACGTTCAGGTGGAACTGCACATAGGTCATCTCTTCATAAGGGGCAGGATCCTAATATTAATCAATCTCCTATCGTCGGTTGCAGTTTTGAGGCAAATAATTGTAATATCGAACCTGATCCTCCTGCCTGCAATGATTTTGATGATGGTACTCAGGGATTTGATATGGATGATAGATATTCAGAGCCCAGGGACTTGGATGATTcagatgatgatggtgatgatccATGGAAGCCACTGAATCCCCATGAACCCGGGAACTTGAAAGTGAAACCATTTAGGAAAG TCAAAGCTTCTAAAAGGAAAGGATTCAATTCTACTAAGCATGTCTCTATTATTACACTTTTTCCACCTGCAAAATTGCATGGTACTATTAGTCCAGAGCTCATAGAAATGTGGCAGATTCGATGTCATGCCGAGGAGAGACAAAAGGGATCCCAATCTCCTCCATTATTTGAAAAG CTACGGGAATCCCTTgttaatggaagagaagaatccTTTGATGCCTTTTGCAATCCTCTAGATGCAAATGAGGATACTGAATATGATAATGAGATCCCTGATATTGGGCAACCTGATGCTGACTTGCCAGAATTCATGGATGGTGTACCTGGGCACAGTGATATG AATGAGGACAGTGGTCCTCAATTTGGTAATGTTGAAACATTTGACGACAATCCAAATCCTCATGCAAGCCTGGAAGATTTGTGTCGCTCTCACTTG GACACTCTCCTTGCTAGCATAGCTGAAACCGAGAAACAAACTGAACTAGCTGCTCGTGTTTCAACATGGAAACACAAAATTGAGTACAACCTGGAAGAGCAA GAATCACACCCTGCTTTTGATATTCATGACTACGGAGAAAGAATTCTTGATAGACTATCCTTCGAACCAGACAATGAGAATGTCTTGTCGTTTGCTGATGTTGTAAAAGGTCAGGAAAAGTATGATGTCGCTCGGAGTTTTTCTTCGCTCCTGCAACTG GTTAACAATGGAGACGTTGAGTTGAATAGGAGTGGGGTTGATGGTGAGTCTGTTTGTTACACAGCCGCAAATCCCTTCCATGTTCGGCTCCTTAGGCATGACAAGAGAAGAGAGCAAACTGGATTTCGGTTGTCCAGAAAGAGAGTTAAGTCTCCCTTGAGGAAAGCATCTCAAAATGTGGACAACAGCAACACACGGACTGAGAAATCTCCTTCAGTCAAGTCATCTTCTAAGGCACATAAATCAACAGAGACATCTCCTCAAATAAACGGCAAGTTACCTGTGAAAGTTGGAAATGTTGGTGGCAAACGGTGCACTCCTGAAGCAAAGCGGAGAAGAAAGTCTCGATTTGTTGAACCAGTTGACCTACATTCTGCTGAGTGA